CGGCGACAGTCGCTTCAGGAGCGATTTGACAATATTTGGAAACGACGATAGCATCAGACATCATTTTTTGTTGAATAGGGGACAGAATACTCTTTTCTGCCCCCTATTTTTCTGTCTTAAGCTTTCTTTCAACACTTCTGGTTGCTGATGTCACTGAAGATGTTAGATACAGAAATCTCTGGGGTAGGAAGACTGCCACTGACGCTTTTTTCAAATCCGCTGGCTTCAATTGGATATGCTGTATATTGTTTGCCAGCAAAACTGATGTCAGTTCCATTACTCTGAGAGTAGTTGCCGAAGCGAAGAATGGTATTAAACCCGATACCAGTCAGGTCAATCTCAAAGAGATCCAGCAGTGCTGAATGCTCAAGCGTTAAAAGATCTTTTGCTGCCATAATTAGTTGTAAACCAGGACAAATTCAGCACTGACAGTCCACCTCTTTCCACCTAAAGTTGTGTAGCGATAGGACTGGCATTTATACAGGCTTGCGATCGCTTCTCCAGGCAGCGTGAAGAAGAATGAGCTTGTGCTATTCAATGAGTTAAGGAAATTAATCAGCGTGTTTTTGTTGGCTTCAGAAAGTCCAGAGAAGCTGACGTTCAAAGTACGCTCCTTGGTGTTCAAACCAGCAGGAGAAGTGTGGCGATATCCATCTCCAAAGCGAACTTCGTGAACTCGAAAGCGTTCCTGGATTTCTGTTCCAATCACAGGTTCAAACTGGGATGGGAATGTAGGTGTAGGCAATGAAAAACCTCTCACAAGTGGTCATCTGTGAGAGGTTGGCTAGAGAACATTTTCTACAACAGCTAAAGATTAGAAGATGATTGGGCCAAAAGGACTTCTCATTTGCTTTGCCTTACGTTCAAATTCTTTATCTGACATAGAGAGATAGCGAATTCCGAAAATCAATCCAGCAATCATAGGTAGGTAAGTCCAACAGAAAAGAAGAGAAATTAAGCCCCATCCCCAAGCATTCATATAGAAAAAATGAATTCCTAGACCCCCGAAGAGAATAGCTAAAACCCCTGTTGTGACTCTTGATATAGAGCTTTGAGTTGGTGAGGAAGCATAGTGAGCTGTATGCCCTGTAGTTGCATTACTACTACTCAGTGATCCTCTTTGTTCGTAATGGCTTTGGGTTGATGGAGGACTGTGATAGGTTTTATGTGTCGAAGTCACATTACTGCTACTCGACGATCCTTTTTGTGCATAATAGAAAGCGGAAAAAACTATCCCTATGATTAACAAAACAGCACCAGCAGGGGGAAATACAAGGAGCATTAACAGCCCAAGACCCGCAAATACAAAACTCATCTGATTATAATTTTGGGCTTT
Above is a genomic segment from Trichocoleus sp. containing:
- a CDS encoding phage tail protein translates to MPTPTFPSQFEPVIGTEIQERFRVHEVRFGDGYRHTSPAGLNTKERTLNVSFSGLSEANKNTLINFLNSLNSTSSFFFTLPGEAIASLYKCQSYRYTTLGGKRWTVSAEFVLVYN